The genomic region CATAATGAATTtgagggggacacaaacattcagactatGGCAGGTACCACTTCTCCTACGATAGCATTATACTGCAGTGGCTTAATTGccttctgcctctgtctctaAGCTCAGAGAGGACAGGGACTGCATTCCCTCATGTAACACATACTTATTTAGTGCCTACTGAgtatgaagatcatggcatctggtcccaccacttcatgggaaatagatggggaaacagtggaaacagtctcagactttatttttctgggctccaaaatcactgcagatggtgacttcagccatgaaattaaaagacgcttactccttggaaggaaagttatgaccaacctagatagcatattcaaaagcagagacattactttgccaacaaaggtccgtctagtcaaggctatggtttttccggtggtcatgtatggatgtgagagttggactgtgaagaaggctgagtgccgaagaattgatgcttttgaactgtggtgttggagaagactcttgagagtcccttggactgcaaggagatccaaccagtccattctgaaggagatcagccctgggatttctttggagggaatgatgctgaagctgaaactccagtactttggccacctcatgcgaagagttgactcattggaaaagactctgatgctgggagggattgggggcaggaggaggaggggacaacagaggatgagatggctggatagcatcaccaattcgatggaagtgagttcgagtgaactccgggagttggtgatggacagggaggcctggcgtgctgcgattcatggggtcgcaaagagtcagacacgactgagcgactgaactgaactgaactgagtgccagGCAGTGATCTGGACACTGAAGATACCACAGTGATCAATGCTATggagcaaaaaattaaaaaagcagggAAGGGGGACTGGAAGTGAAACAGGGTGGTCAGGAAATGTCTCACTGAGGTGATACTTAATGAAGTAAGGGAGTGGGCAATGCAAGTATGTGTACAGAGCATTCTAGACGGAGGAAATAGCAAGTGCAAAGACCTTGGGGTGGCAGCATGCACATGGCTCAAGTGGAGTGAGTGTGAGAATGAGCCAGAGGGAGCAGAGTGCAGGTAAAGGGAGCCAGGTGGTAGATGCTATAAGAACACTTGAAGGTTTGGGCTGCTAGTCTCATTAGTTAGAAGTAATGGGAAGATTCTGAACAAAGGAGTGACATGATTTAACTTAGGTATTAACAGGATCATGCTAGCTGCTGTGATGAATGGACTGCCAATTGGGattgaaatatatatactattgatgCTATGTATGAAAtggataactagtgagaacctactgtatatctgagggaattctattcaatgctctgtgttgatctaaatgggaaggaaatccaaaaaacaggggatatatgtatagctgattcagggcttccttgctggctcaggcagtaaagaatctgccttctatgtaggagacccaggttcgatccctcagttgggaagatctcctggaggagggaatggctacccactccagtattcttgcctgaagaattccatggacaaaggaacctggtgggctacagtccatagggtcacaaagagccagatacaactgagcgacacacacacacatacacacacacataggtgattcattttgctgtacagtagaaactaacacaacattgtaaagtaactatactccaataaaaattaactttaaatccCCACAAAACTAGAatagacatacacacaaagaatGGACTACCAATGGTAAGAAGGGGAGCAGGAAGACTAGTTAGGTGGTTTTCAGGAAATCCCAGTCAGAGATGACGGTGCCTTGGATCAGAGAAGCAGAGGTGGAGGTAGTGAGAAATGGCAGGGATCAGGATTTATACCAATGATCTGGTCAATAGGATCTGTTGATGATTTGCATGtgggcagagaaagaaagaaaggagagggaacTTCGGCTTCAGTTACTGCAAAGACAGAGTTGTCCTTGACAGAGATGGGAAGTCCATAGGAGGGACAGGTTTTGTAAGGAGGATCAGaagttcagttttggaaataaTAGGTTTGAGATGTTGAAAAACACACAGATATTCACAGAGAAAGAATTGAAAAATTGTCCCATTTACAAGGGACAAAAGACATAAATGACCTCAACTtcactgagaaaggaagagaactaCAGAATTTTATTGAAAGGCCTGAAACTCTGACTACACCTCAGAGCCCACAGGGACTCCCAGGGTATTGGGGTCTAGTCTGAGGGGGGATCTCCAAGGTCTGGCCTCATATACTATGTGCAACTAAGAGGAAAATCCAACTTTCCTATGCTTTAGGCATTTCCTAGCTAGTTAACTGGAAAACTGTTTCCAAAATATTGTATTATGGAAATTTCTAACATATACAGAGGCAGACAGAATAGCACAGTGAACCCCCAGGTACCAGTCACTTGGTTTAAACAATTATTAACATGTGGTCACTCTTGTTTCAACTACACCTCTACCCATTCCCCACATGTTCACATACTATTTTGAAGCAATTCCCTGACATATTATTTTGTCCATACATATTTCAGTAAGTAGCTctagcgaagtcactcagtcgtgtccgactctttgcgagcccatggacggtaacctaccaggttccgtggtccatgggattttccaggcaagattactggagtgggctgccatttccttctccaggggatcttcccaacccagggatcgaacccgggtctcctgaattgcagacagacgcttttaccgtctgagccatgaggggtTAGAAGTAGCTCTACAAGATatgaaatcatatttaaaatgttaatatgacACCTCAACAATTCTCTAATGTTATCAAATGTAGAGTCAGTGTTCATATTTGTTGACTGCAGTTTAACAATTTACAATTTGCTATGTGTCTTATAATCCTCAAAGATAGTACTCTCTGTCTTCATACTCTATTCAGAGACATACTCCTCGCCAGGACATACAGAGAAGGGATGTACAGTTTGAGTTGCCCCCCTATTTCCAGAGGCCAGAACTTCTGCCCTAAAGTCAAGATTGCCCCGCTGGAGTCAAGCGCTGCCACATCCCAAACGCAGAGACCTTCAGAAACTAAGACTCCAAGGATGCAGGGTGCTGAGCCGGAATCGCCCCTCCGCTGAAACGAGGAATGAACAGACCAAGCTGTCCCCTATCGGAGATGACCCAACTGCTTGGGTCAATTCCTCTCTCCATCAGGAAGggagggtgtgtgggtgtgtgtgtcgcTCAGTtgtccgtgtccgactctttgtgatcccatggactgtagcccgccaggctctcctgttctctccaggcaagaatactggaatgggttgccattcccgactccagaggatcttcctgacccggggaatcgaacccgggtctcccgcattgcgggtagattctttgCTGACTGGGCTACCAGGAAAACCCTCCCCATCAAGGGCGCATGGCCCAAATCAGCATCTCCAAAACCTTAGGCCacgccccctgccccccgcctgGGTTGAGATGCACTTGCCAAGACTCACACAAACTCTGACCCGGAGTTGCACATCCTACAAACCTGCAGGGGCACCACCTCGCAAACCAGCCCAAGCTCCCCACTCCGGATCCCATTCCAGGGAGGTCGGGCCGGAGCCCCTCACCACTCCACCTCGCCAAAGAAGTCCTTTTATCGGTCACTAGTCCCCGCTTCCTACGCCTCCCATTCCAGTTCACAAGGTCGGGTTACAATTtcacaacccccaccccccatacaCAGTGACACCTCGGAAGGGGGCGAGGTCCGAACCACACTCACCTGAGCGCCCCAAACAATGTGGCCCACAGCATCCGTCCCGGCCCATGGCGCATGCGCGAGGTAGCCTGTGGACTACAACCTCCAGAAGCCCCTGCGCGGCACTAGGGGGCGCGCCAGGTTGCTCATGGTTTACGGTGCTGCAGGGACCACCTGGACTctatctttataaaataataacaacaatcacAGCAGCGataaaataacagcaaaatgttaaaaataatttttaaaactctctacCCAAGATAAAAAAGAAGAGTGAAGAGTCAATGTCTTACCACCTAAAAATGAgcactttttatattttagtgaAAATCTTTAAAGGTACTTATTCTGTAGGCATATcctttacttttgtttgtttgtttttgtttcaactGTTTATTAACCAGATTACAAAAATAATCCTGCTAGATACCTTAGTTCATCCTTCTAATAAGCCTGTTGATCTGGTCTTCCCTGTTGCCAGCATCTCCACCTTCTACAAAACGGGTGGTCTTTTTCTTCATTCCACTTCGCAGAGAAGACAATTTAAAGGGCCAAAGGAAGTTGCTTCTTTGAAACGTTTTCCAATGGTATAGATATCATGAATCAGATCCTCCATGCATATTTCCCAAGAGATCGAGCAATCAATGCGTTGTCTGTCAGGGCAATTCGCTTCTTGTTGATTTTGCCATAACCACGCTTGTAGATCAATTCATTTACGAACTTCAGATTtggatacggagaaggcaatggcaccccactccagtactcttgcctggaacatcccatggacagaggagcctggtaggctgcagtccatggggtcgctaagagtcggacaggactgagcgacttcactttcacctttcactttcatgcattggagaaggaaatggcaacccactccagtgttcttgcctggagaatcccagggacggcagggcctggtgggctgccgtctatggggtcgcacagagtcggacacgactgaagcgacttagcagcagcagcagcatgcaatgtATGGCTCCACAATTCTCAGCATGTTAATTGAAGCCTTGTTGAGCTTCACAAAGGTGCCattgaagatctgctggaggcGAAGGAGCTGCAGCACCTTTTGAACCTTCAGGCTCACAACGTTGATACCTCTGATCCTGATGACAAATGCCAATTTGGGTTT from Bubalus bubalis isolate 160015118507 breed Murrah chromosome 18, NDDB_SH_1, whole genome shotgun sequence harbors:
- the LOC102389425 gene encoding LOW QUALITY PROTEIN: 60S ribosomal protein L7 (The sequence of the model RefSeq protein was modified relative to this genomic sequence to represent the inferred CDS: inserted 3 bases in 3 codons; substituted 1 base at 1 genomic stop codon); this translates as MEGAEEKKKKVPAVPETLRKKRKNFAELKIKCLLRKFAXKMLRMARRKLIYEKAKHXHNEHRQTYRTEIRMARMTRKAGNFYVPMKPKLAFVIRIRGINVVSLKVQKVLQLLRLQQIFNGTFVKLNKASINMLRIVEPYIYWSGVPLPSPYPNLKFVNELIYKRGYGKINKKRIALTDNALIARSLGKXCMEDLIHDIYTIGKRFKEXNFLWPFKLSSLRSGMKKKTTRFVEGGDAGNREDQINRLIRRMN